The genomic segment GCAGTTGTCCCCAAACCTGGAAATACTTTGGAACCTGATGAAATAATGAAATTCTGCAATGAACGACTGCCATCTTACAAGGTTCCAAAAACTATCAAAATATCTAAAAACTTACCCAAAAATGAAGCCGGCAAGGTTTTAAAAAAACAAATTAAGGAGATTTTTAAATGAAAATATTTAAAAATATTTTTTCAAAAATCCTGATAACAGTTTTTTTTATTTTATGTTCTGCTTCTGTCTGTGCAGGAACAGGTATTTATGTATCTCCGTATGGATCTGATACAGGTCAAGGAAATATTGAAGCCCCTTTTAAAACCATAGCTAAAGCTCTCACCCTTGCTGAAGCCGGAGATATAGTCTATGTGCGCAAAGGCACTTATAATGAAAAAATAACTTTTCCCAAGCCCGGGACAAACGAAAAACCCATAACCCTTAAGGCATATGAAAAAGAATCTGTAATAATTCAGCAGACCGGTCAGGCAATGTACATTGATAAACCTTATATTATTGTAGAAGATATTATTTTTGACGGAAATTGGGGGCTATTCGATGTTGTCAAGCTGAAATCTGAGGCTGATTTCTGCATACTAAGAGGTCTTGAGATAAGAAATTCAATGCGTGATACACTGGATCTGAGCAGTCCAGAAGGTGTTATAATAGAAAACTGTCTTATTCATGATGCTGTATGGTTTGAAAACGGGGTACGGAAAGATGCCCACGGCATTGTTACAGAAGGAGTTAAAAATCTTACAATAAGAAACACTGAAATATTTTATGTTTCAGGAGACACACTCCAGTTTCAATATAATGGATGGAATGATATTCTTGTAGAAAACTGCAAATTATGGAATGCACCCCTGCCGTCTGCAAGAGGAGGAGCGCCTGCCGGGGTTTATCCTGGTGAAAATGCAATAGATACAAAATATTATACAGCAGATGGAAGAGGCAGGCTTTATGTCAAAAATACAACTGCATACGGATGGCACAGTGATTATATTGATAATGCTGCTGCATTTAATATAAAGCATAATGTAGAAGCGGAATTTGACGGCATAACCGTATATGACAGCGAGATTGCTTTCAGGCTCAGGGGATCTGCTTCTTCATCAACAGGAGGAGCATGGGTTACGTTGAAAAACGCTGTAATATATAATTCTGATAAAGCAGTAAGGTATGAAGATGATATAGAAAATCTCCATATTTACAACCTCACTTTTGGAAAAGATATTGGCTCCATGTTTCAAAGCGCAGGTGGATACGGCTCAGGATTTGAGGTT from the Desulfonema limicola genome contains:
- a CDS encoding DUF1565 domain-containing protein, giving the protein MKIFKNIFSKILITVFFILCSASVCAGTGIYVSPYGSDTGQGNIEAPFKTIAKALTLAEAGDIVYVRKGTYNEKITFPKPGTNEKPITLKAYEKESVIIQQTGQAMYIDKPYIIVEDIIFDGNWGLFDVVKLKSEADFCILRGLEIRNSMRDTLDLSSPEGVIIENCLIHDAVWFENGVRKDAHGIVTEGVKNLTIRNTEIFYVSGDTLQFQYNGWNDILVENCKLWNAPLPSARGGAPAGVYPGENAIDTKYYTADGRGRLYVKNTTAYGWHSDYIDNAAAFNIKHNVEAEFDGITVYDSEIAFRLRGSASSSTGGAWVTLKNAVIYNSDKAVRYEDDIENLHIYNLTFGKDIGSMFQSAGGYGSGFEVKNCLFFSVSKPAEASYISNITADSAAFINSAANDYHLSENAAAIDTGIVLTEVSGDRDSVSRPQGIAYDIGAYEYVQLSLTLDHVISILKLLAGMESSINNLELDMIKNNKIDIGDAVYILQKIAKIK